One genomic segment of Flavobacteriaceae bacterium includes these proteins:
- a CDS encoding transposase, giving the protein MKTNEIIGIDVSKLLIDVCIYSKQIVQQFENSKSGFKLMLKWSFKNSSFSKEETMFVFEHTGMYSHLLSVSLTEQKLSFFIASGLEIKRSIGIARGKDDQIDAKRIALYGYRLKEELKPSKLPKRSILQLKSLLSLRTKLNKQRAGFKVTLKEQKRIYKAKEYKIIFDVQQKMIAELTKQIHKINTQMQAIIDQNIMLKETYKLVTSVKGIGMQTAIMMIVFTDNFSKFENWRKFASYCGVAPFPYQSGTSIKGRTKVSHLANKKLKAIINMCAISAIQHNPEMKLYYHKRIKQGKSKMSTVNIIRNKLIARVFAVVKRQTPYVDTFKFAA; this is encoded by the coding sequence ATGAAAACAAATGAAATTATCGGAATCGATGTCAGTAAATTATTAATTGATGTTTGTATCTATTCTAAACAAATTGTTCAACAGTTTGAGAACAGTAAATCTGGATTTAAATTAATGCTAAAGTGGAGTTTTAAAAATTCGTCTTTCTCTAAAGAAGAAACCATGTTTGTATTTGAACATACAGGAATGTACTCTCATTTATTATCTGTGTCTTTAACTGAACAAAAATTATCTTTTTTCATAGCTTCTGGTTTAGAAATTAAAAGATCTATTGGTATTGCTCGTGGAAAGGATGACCAAATTGATGCCAAACGCATTGCTCTATATGGGTATCGATTAAAAGAAGAACTTAAACCCAGTAAGCTACCTAAAAGAAGTATATTACAACTAAAAAGTCTCTTATCTTTAAGGACAAAACTTAACAAACAAAGAGCTGGTTTTAAAGTTACTTTGAAAGAACAAAAAAGAATTTATAAAGCAAAAGAGTATAAAATAATCTTTGACGTTCAACAAAAAATGATTGCAGAACTAACCAAACAAATACACAAGATTAATACTCAAATGCAAGCTATTATTGACCAAAATATAATGTTAAAAGAAACCTATAAACTTGTTACTAGTGTTAAAGGTATAGGAATGCAAACTGCTATAATGATGATTGTGTTTACTGACAATTTTTCAAAATTTGAAAACTGGAGAAAGTTTGCCTCTTATTGTGGTGTTGCTCCTTTTCCTTACCAATCTGGAACTAGTATTAAAGGACGTACAAAAGTCTCTCATTTGGCTAATAAAAAATTGAAAGCAATTATTAATATGTGCGCTATTTCTGCTATACAACATAACCCAGAAATGAAATTATACTATCATAAAAGAATAAAACAAGGCAAAAGTAAAATGAGTACCGTTAACATTATTAGAAACAAATTAATAGCAAGAGTGTTTGCCGTTGTCAAACGACAAACACCCTATGTAGATACTTTTAAATTTGCTGCATAA